The nucleotide sequence TTGTTCTTTCCCTAGGACTCATCTTTGTTATCTCAGATCTTGTTGGTTTAAGAAAAATGGTACAACTAGAGCAGATTGCAGAGTAGGTGCTTCTGGGGGACCCAAAGTGCAAGATGTGCCCTGATCCTCTGTGGTGATTTGGGCAATTCTTGCTTATTTGTCACTATACCAGATAGGTTGTTACAAATCTGACTGTTAGAAAAGGGAACATACAACGTAAGTGTCTGCAAGAATTTAACTATCTTAAGAGTCAACACAAGGTTTTTGTTGTAAAAAGAgggccctccccttccctctgaaAAGACATTTAAGTGCTAAAATTGGGTCGAtgcaaaaatttattaaatagatCTATAATTGGAAATTTGGAATATGTTTTACAACAATAAGAAACATTCTGTACAGAAAATCAGGCTTCTATTACATTGATTTCTAGGCAGAATATTTCAACTTAAATATCCCAGTATTGCCTTTCTATAAGACAAGTTAGATAATTAGATATGAATTCATCTACTAGCACTtagaatttctattttcatttagaaCAAAACAATTTTCTCTATCAGTTAGAATGCTGAAAATGGATGATTTTATTATAGCATAGAAAATGATGTGTTGCTTAGTCCTTTGTGTCATGAAAGGGAAACACATAAAGAACTTTGAAAAAgacttttttgttggtaattgtTCTAATATGTGTTGCCAATTTTGCATTCAGACCTGGTTTGCAGCCAATAAGTTGTGTATGGAtaatcttaatatatttttattttatttatagaaataagaaatgaaaaatataatgataTCCTGGAAGCAAAAAATAAAGCTAATTTAGACTGAACAACCAGTGCTAATGCAAATTGGTGATATCAactagtaaattttttttattttagcaaaacaAGTTTTAGATGCAAATAGAATATTGAAAGTTATGTTCCACTTTACTGGGTTCACTCTAATGGCCTGGTGTAAGTGTTTAGCTTTTGGGTGCTAACTTGGATTAAAAGCTTTGTTGAAGTACTTTGGTTAATGAGTCAATGAGAAGACTTGACTTGTGAAAATCTTATTTACCAGAAATCTCTGGAAGACCTTGTTATTCATTGGGTAGGAAAGAAAGGGAGTATTTTGACAAATGtaaggcctttgggaagtgattaggtcacgagggtggagctctcatgaatgggattagtgcccttataaaagagacttcttccaccatgtgaggacacaggaaaaGGCAACTGGGAAACAGGTCTACACCAGACACTGATTTTGCCTGCACCTTGACCTTggcctttccagcctctagaactgtgaggaatacatttctgttttttctaagCTACCCAATTAATGATATTGTGTTATAGCAGCTCACACAGACTAAGACACTATATTGCAGAAGATGTCCTAAGTACTTAGCATCCAATCACTAATGTGATAACACAATTACCATATAGGATAAGCATTATGgcttccttttacagatgagaaaactaaagcacgGAGTAAATAACTTGTCAAATATGACAGGCTATTAAGTGGTGAATCCTGAATTTGACCCAGGGAGTCTGCCTCTAGGGATCAAAGCCCTTCATCATTACACGATGTTGTAGAACTTATAGGAACTGCCAATCTCCCACTTTAATTACACtggctttcttttgatttctcaAATAtgccatgtttttattttctcagagcTTTCATACAGGAttgttttctttccctgaaaTGTGTACTTCCCCCACCCAACCCagtctttacattttgttttattggtttCTTCTGGTTCTTCACAGCTCACCTTGGCTTCAATGTCACCTCCTTTGGGTGGCCTTCCCATCCCACCAAAGTAAATACCTTCCCTCCACTGTTATTGTTCCTCTCAGTACATTGTTTCTGCCTTCACAACATCTTACAACAATTTATAATATTACATGTCTTTGTGTTATGTATCCAATGTCTTTCTCTGATAATAAGGACAATGTTTCATTACTGTATTATTCAGCACCTAGCACAGGTCCAGCACATTGAAGTcaatcaataagtatttattgaatgaaagaaatggaaaatggaaatctGGCTTTTAGAACAAACAAGCAATGAGAAATATGGAGAAAGAGTATGGTAAGATACAGTTCTGTAAAAATGGGTCACCCATTGCTCAAATGTTCAGAAGAATTATGTGTAGGGAGAtaatcatgcattcattcaacaaatattattgagtgcctactaaggGCCAGGTGTTCTTGTTGTCAATGAAGATGGAAGTTGAACGAGGGGGTTGGAGTTTTAAATAGATGTTCAAGAAAGGTtttactggccgggcacagtggctcatgcctgtaatcccagcactttgggaggctgaagcaggccgatcaactgaggtcaggagtttgagaccagtctggccagcatggtaaaaccccatctctactaaaaattaaaaaaaaaaaaaaaaatcggggcgtggtggcacgtacctgtaatcccagccacgtggaaggctgaggcacaagaatcacttgatcctaaAAGACAGAGGtaacagtgagctgaaattgcaccactgcactccagcctgggtgacagagtgagactctccttcaaaaaaaaaaaaaaaaaagtaagtctttTCTGAGaaagtggcattttttttttaagtaaagttcTGTAGGAGGCGAAAGAAAAAGCCAGTCACGTATCTGAAAGATGACTGATCCAGGCAGACCAAAAAGCAAGTGCAAAGCACTAACAGAGTGGGCCTGGCATGTGCAGGAACAGCAAGAAGACCAGTGAGGCCCTAGCAGAGTGAGTACAGGGAGGACAGCAGCAGAAGGAATCAGAGAGGGCTCAAGGAGCGGTGGCACAGGCACCCTACACAAATGGGGTCAATTGTGTCTTTTACTCTGAGATAGATGGGCACCCACTGGAGACATTCAATAATAAGTGACATACTCTGACTTGGGTTTGAATCGGCTCATTCTAGCTGCCCTGATAAAATTAAACCAAAGTGGAGAAAGGATGGACCCAATAGTCTAGTAGGCTATTAGTGCTTAACTCAAGCATAAGATAATGTGACTTGGACCAGGGTGGTAGCAGTGGTGGTGCTGAAATAGGGAAGGTGATGGACAGAGCAAGCAGGAGGGAGATCAGGAGTTTGGATTTGGGTGTGTTAAGTTGAGATCTCTATTAACATACAAGTGGAGATGTATGGTAGGCTATATTTGGAGCTTGATATAGAGGTCTAGGCCAAGTCATAAACACATTTATGCTGTTTACAACCACAAGACTTGATAATATCAACAAGAGAGAAAGCATAAATAGAAAAGATGTGGAGCAACCAGCAAGGAAGATGcctaagaaatagaagaaaatccaGGAGAATTTGATTCCTGGAAGTCAAGTGAAGACAATGTTTACATGAGGAGTTTAAATGAAAGATCAACTGAGTTAAATGCTACCAAAAAAAGCAACTGCCAATGTGTCCACCTTGGCCAGGGGATCTTTAAGAAATCTTATCTTtaccagtttttttttccctaaatattggatgaggaaaataatttatgttttttcaaTAATCAACAAGAAGACCTGGGGGCAGGAAAATCTGTCATTTCTATCTATACTAAACTTATAAATCCTCAAGGTAGCTAGCCTTGGAGATTGTTGCTCCTGAAGAAAACTAAGTACTAGAGGTTATAGTTCTAAAGCCCCACAAGGATTTTAATGGGCAAGGATTTTAATTTTGCTCCCAATGCCCCAAGTTGCAGATAGGTGGCAGAGGAAGTTAGAGCTGCTTCTTCATAGCGCTGTGGCATATTTGTACTGGAGAAATGTACACTTCTGGGATCTCTTCCGCAAATCACAGAAATATGTTTATCCATAGGTACTACTCcaactatactttaaaaaatcttcactTTTTTCCCGCACTTACACAAGTTACATCATCATACACTGCTGCAGGATACAAAGCTTCAGGTGGACAATTCCAGAAACAAAAACTAATAAGGAAATTAGAtacaatatttatgtatatgatataatatacaatgtattatataatatataatgatatgatatataatatattaaaatattttatattataatgatatataatgtattaaaatatattacattataatatatataattataatatatataatatataatataatatggtatataatgtattataatatattatatatcataatatgtaacatattatatcatatatgtaacataatatattatatatcataatatataacatgatatataatatcatataataatatatatcataatgttatatattatttatatagcatCTATTTTTACAGTGTATATACATAAACTATTGGGGATATGCATCCTATTGTTCTAATAAGATGTTCCATTTAGAAAAATTTGActgataaaattttataaaataatatcccATTTGAAACTAAAATCcaatttaatattcttttaaaagaatcacCATTTCCACTGAGGTTTGTGTTGGCAACCTTAGAGTATTAATTcagcaaaaaattaaatattaatacaaatgtGGGAtagattattttcttcctttcttggatTTAGAActtttattctgctttttgtCCTGAGAACATGAGGCAAATGTACAtggaccaaataaataaaattaggctTATTATCATGTCATAATTAATaccaaatgacaaaaaataatttttgcggGCTAGCTTGAAATGAGCTTTTTTGGACCCAAGTTAATTATCTGTAGTTTCAATTTTAATATTAACCACCAATTCCTGCAGCTGACTTCAATCAGcttcatttgtgttttaaataattagTGCTTAATAATGTATTATGCAGTACACAGACATTCATAGAGGACTGAAGTTTCAATTACCTGTCACTTCACATTACAAGCTCCCAGTAATTAGCTTCTGCCACATAACCCATAATGGAACAGACCCAAGTTAATAGAAAGTGGGAGGAAAACAATATAGCTAGTTTGGCATGAGTAGATTCCAAAATCAACCAATTTTGAACTCTTAATCTATTTCTCTACAGGAATTAAAGAATTGTCTGGCTAACAACATTTCTGAGTCTCCCTCACTTGTAATAAAAGAGATAATGGAAacagtatctacctcatagggaTTATTCAGATGAAATAATCTGCTGAAATAATATTCATCAGATAATATTCAGATGACATAATTCGTAGGGAACCAGATGAAAATGTATAGTTCAGGTGTTAGGATTTCATCAGTGatcttgttttaaaatatctttaatccagtcaagaattattttgaaaagcaGAGACAAtgaatatatagtatgtatttaGAATGAAATCTCAAGTCCTCATGTGACCTATAAGGCCTTATATCAATGGTTTGATTAGCATCAACAAGGGGCCTTTAAAGCAGATTCTGCTAGAGGCAGGGATGGAGCGtcaaggggagtggggaggggtggaggTGCCAAGCATGAGTATACATTATGAGGTTGCCAAGTTCTGCCAGGTTTTGCAAATATTGCCCTACGTGATCACGCCCAGAGCTACATCACAGCAGATGTGAAGACACAAATTAACAAGCGCATAGTGACACATGGCTGTCAGAACACAGTAAAGAATCCACACCGCTTCCCCCCTTTACCTAGAAAAGGAGAGTTCTAGGCCACCTCCTCCTCGGCAtactcctcatcctcctcctcctcggccGTGGCATCCTGATATTGCTGATATTCAGACACCAGGTCGTTCATGTTGCTCTCGGCCTCGGTGAATTCCATCTCATCCATGCCCTCGCCCGTGTACCAGTGGAGGAAGGCCTTGCGCCTGAACATTGCTGTAAACTGCTCTGAGACACGCTTGAAGAGTTCCTGGATGGCTGTGTTGTTCCCAATGAAGGTGGCCGACATTTTCAGGCCCCGGGGTGGGATGTCACAGACGGCAGTTTTTACGTTGTTGGGGAGCCAGTCAGCAAAGTAGCTGCTGTTCTTATCTTGAATGTTGAACATTTGTTCATCCACCTCCCTCATGGGCATGCGACCCCTGAAAATGGCAGCCGCCGTTAGGTAGCGGCCGTGACGGGGGTCACAGGCAGCCATCATGTTCTTAGCATCAAACATCTGCTGGGTAAGCTCAGCCACAGTCAAGGCCCGGTACTGCTGGCTGCCCCGGCTGGTCAGTGGGGCAAAGCCAGGCATGAAGAAATGCAGCCGGGGAAACGGGAccatattagaaatgcaaattgccAGGCCCTATCATAGACCTACTGAATCCAACATTCTCAGAGCCAAGCACaataatctgtgttttaataagcaCCCTATGAGATTTTTATGCCCACGAAAGTGAGAGAACCAGTGTTCCAAGACCTTGTTATTCAAAGTGTGTTTTACCTACCGgcaacatcagaatcacctgggagcttgttagactTGCAGAGCCTCAGACCCCATCCCAGACCTCCTGAATAgaaacctgcattttaacaagatccccaggtgactaGTAAGTACATTAATGTTTGAGAAGCATTTCTCTAAGGCAGTGGTCCTCCACCTTGGCTGCAAATTGGAAGCACTTAGGGAGCTGTAAGAAACATAGATGCCGGTTGAGCTAAGCGGGTAGCTCCAGGTTCTTACCATTTCAACACAGAGAGCTCTACTTCTATCTGTATTATGTATCTGTGTTCAGAATAAGCTTTCATTGTGAGTAGAAAGGGCTCTATTACTACTAAATTAAAGTGTCTGAAACACTTTTAGCCTCATTTACCCCTGTCTTCACTAGAACAGCCTTGAAGTGATCATAATGGCTTAAGTAACTAATCATCTGACTCTTGATTCCATCTGTGCAGAGGGCCTAACAGCATCCCCAGCTCCCAGAGCAGCCTCTGGTTCTGTCTGGGTGTCTAGACATTCCCACTGATGCCCTGGCATGTTCCCTGAAGCCCTCAGGTACCAGAGCCACACAATTTCCCTTGCCCCTTGCCATGTGACTACGGATCACATTCTGCCCCTCAAGTTGTGAAGCATAGCACTGCATAAGTCTTGGTTTcaatctctagtaaaaatagTTCCTTCGGCTTCGGCTTTAAGTGGTAGATATACATAGGATAGACCTctgttctctcacttttccactaagaaaacaaaaaggaaaaatatttttctttagttttcagctaaaccaaaaccccccaaaaaatgtgtTCATAAAAATGATACCTAAGAATGACCTCTTCACAGTCAGACAGCACCAAATCCTAACCACCATCTTAGGTCCAGTTGGGAGCCAGCTACATTATCTGAGAAAACTAAATCTCAGGGGCTGGGTGTCAAAAGTCCCTCAGTTACTGGATGGACATGTTGGGGTCTGatcctacattttcttttttgagacagagtctcgttctgtcacccaggctggagtgcagtggcacgacctcagctcactgcaacctccacctcccaggttcaagcaattctcctgcctcagcctcccgagtagctgagattacaggtgcccgccaccatgcccagcttatttttgtatttttagtagaggtggggtttcatcacattggtcaggctgatcttgaactcctgacctcaagtgatccacctacctcggcctcccaaagtgctgggatcacaggtgtgagccaccacg is from Pan troglodytes isolate AG18354 chromosome 4, NHGRI_mPanTro3-v2.0_pri, whole genome shotgun sequence and encodes:
- the LOC471490 gene encoding tubulin beta-8 chain-like, with the protein product MVPFPRLHFFMPGFAPLTSRGSQQYRALTVAELTQQMFDAKNMMAACDPRHGRYLTAAAIFRGRMPMREVDEQMFNIQDKNSSYFADWLPNNVKTAVCDIPPRGLKMSATFIGNNTAIQELFKRVSEQFTAMFRRKAFLHWYTGEGMDEMEFTEAESNMNDLVSEYQQYQDATAEEEEDEEYAEEEVA